One window of Oryza brachyantha chromosome 12, ObraRS2, whole genome shotgun sequence genomic DNA carries:
- the LOC102699643 gene encoding protein DETOXIFICATION 44, chloroplastic-like isoform X1 → MVATSPPIRSLFLTPSPALSGISSRPHRRTAAPPARCRRTKPPEERLQRETSPDAKADRNNGREKMRGWFTLDDIGMDILTIALPAVLALAADPITALIDTAFVGHVGSAELAAVGASISIFNLVSKLLNVPLLNVTTSFVAEQQAVDANYNSSIQKDEFSSPQEKAGEQRKFLPAVSTSLALAVGIGLMETVTLILGSGTLMDIVGITVDSPMRIPAEQFLILRAYGAPPVIVALAVQGTFRGFMDTKTPLFAVVAGNLVNALLDAIFIFPLGLGVSGAALATVTSEYLTAFILLWKLNSRIVLFSWNVIAGDIIRYLKSGALLIARTIAVVLTFTVSTSLAAREGPVPMAGYEICLQVWLTISLLNDALALAGQALLANEYAKGNYKKARVVLYRVLQVGGVTGVTLATALFLGFGYLSMLFTDDPAVLDVARTGVWFVTISQPINAVAFVADGLYYGVSDFSFAAYSTLLAGAVSSAVMLVVAPKFGLGGVWAGLTLFMSLRAIAGFWRVGSKGGPWKIIWSETE, encoded by the exons ATGGtggcgacctcgccgccgatcAGGTCGCTTTTCCTCACCCCTTCTCCAGCGCTCAGCGGTATCTCCTCCCGCCCTCACCGCCGCACTGCTGCTCCTCCCGCGCGGTGCCGCCGGACGAAGCCGCCCGAGGAGCGGCTCCAGAGGGAGACTTCACCGGACGCCAAGGCCGATAGGAACAATGGACGAGAGAAGATGCGCGGGTGGTTCACGCTTGATGACATTGGAATGGATATCCTCACCATCGCCTTGCCTGCTgtgctcgccctcgccgccgaccccaTTACGGCGCTCATCGATACCGCCTTCGTTGGTCATGTCG GCTCGGCTGAACTTGCTGCCGTTGGAGCATCCATTTCTATCTTCAATTTGGTATCCAAGCTGCTCAATGTGCCATTGCTCAACGTCACCACATCCTTTGTTGCCGAGCAGCAGGCAGTGGATGCCAATTATAATAGCTCAATACAAA AAGATGAGTTTTCGAGCCCACAAGAAAAGGCAGGTGAACAAAGGAAGTTTCTTCCAGCTGTCTCTACATCATTGGCTCTAGCTGTTGGCATCGGATTGATGGAAACGGTGACACTGATCCTTGGGTCTGGGACACTAATGGACATTGTCGGTATAACTGTT GATTCACCGATGCGTATACCAGCAGAACAATTTCTTATTTTAAGGGCATATGGTGCACCACCAGTCATAGTAGCACTTGCAGTACAGGGTACTTTTCGTGGATTCATGGATACAAAGACACCGTTGTTTGCTGTGG TTGCTGGTAACCTAGTGAATGCATTGCTGGAtgccatatttatttttccactTGGTCTAGGCGTAAGTGGCGCTGCATTGGCAACAGTGACTTCTGA GTATTTGACAGCGTTCATCCTCCTCTGGAAGCTAAATAGCAGAATAGTTCTGTTCTCATGGAATGTCATTGCTGGAGACATCATCCGTTACCTAAAATCTG GTGCACTGCTAATTGCaagaaccatagcagtagtccTGACATTCACAGTGTCAACATCCCTGGCTGCCAGGGAAGGGCCTGTTCCAATGGCTGGCTATGAGATATGTTTGCAAGTGTGGTTAACAATTTCTCTGCTCAATGATGCACTCGCTCTTGCTGGTCAG GCTCTACTCGCGAATGAATATGCAAAAGGAAACTATAAGAAAGCCCGAGTTGTCCTATACAGAGTTCTGCAG GTTGGAGGTGTAACTGGCGTGACACTTGCTACAGCCTTATTCCTTGGGTTTGGATATTTGTCCATGCTGTTTACAGATGATCCGGCAGTATTAGACGTTGCCCGAACTGGAGTCTGG TTTGTCACTATTTCTCAACCGATAAATGCTGTTGCTTTTGTGGCTGATGGGCTCTACTATGGTGTTTCTGACTTCAGTTTCGCGGCATACTCTACA tTATTGGCGGGGGCTGTCTCATCAGCAGTAATGCTTGTGGTCGCTCCTAAGTTTGGTCTTGGTGGCGTCTGGGCTGGTCTTACTTTATTTATGAGTTTGCGAGCAATTGCTGGGTTCTGGAG GGTAGGGAGCAAAGGTGGACCATGGAAAATAATCTGGTCTGAAACTGAATAA
- the LOC102720473 gene encoding PRA1 family protein B2-like, whose translation MAAAAPPLLPTTVLPAETTATPAPTSVSSADANPAATRAFLSRLLDSVKRALSGARPWPELVDRTALSRPDSLSDATARLRKNLAYFRVNYAAIVALSLAAYLLAHPFSLAALLALLAAWCFLYLLRPADAPPLAAFGRTFSDRETLGGLIVASTFVVFLTSVGYLIFSALTLGAALVCAHGAFRVPEDLFLDEPDQANGGASVNLLSFISNATGGHV comes from the coding sequence atggctgccgccgcccctcccctTCTCCCCACCACCGTCCTCCCCGCCGAAACCACGGCAACCCCAGCACCCACCTCCGTCTCCTCCGCCGACGCCAACCCGGCCGCCACGCGGGCCTTCCTCTCCCGCCTCCTCGACTCCGTCAAGCGCGCGCTCTCCGGGGCGCGCCCCTGGCCGGAGCTCGTCGACCGCACCGCCCTCTCCCGCCCGGACTCCCTCTCCGACGCCACCGCCCGCCTCCGCAAGAACCTCGCCTACTTCCGCGTCAACTacgccgccatcgtcgccctctccctcgccgcctaCCTCCTCGCCCACCCCTtctccctcgccgcgctcctcgccctcctcgccgcctggTGCTTCCTCTATCTGCTCCGCCCCGCCGACGCGCCCCCGCTCGCCGCGTTCGGCCGCACCTTCTCCGACAGGGAGACCCTCGGAGGCCTCatcgtcgcctccaccttcgtcgtcttcctcaCCTCCGTCGGATACCTCATCTTCTCCGCGCTCAccctcggcgccgccctcgtcTGCGCGCACGGCGCCTTCCGCGTGCCCGAGGACCTCTTCCTCGACGAGCCCGACCAGGCCAACGGCGGCGCCTCCGTCAACCTGCTCTCCTTCATCTCCAACGCCACCGGAGGCCACGTCTGA
- the LOC102699643 gene encoding protein DETOXIFICATION 44, chloroplastic-like isoform X2 has translation MVATSPPIRSLFLTPSPALSGISSRPHRRTAAPPARCRRTKPPEERLQRETSPDAKADRNNGREKMRGWFTLDDIGMDILTIALPAVLALAADPITALIDTAFVGHVGSAELAAVGASISIFNLVSKLLNVPLLNVTTSFVAEQQAVDANYNSSIQNEFSSPQEKAGEQRKFLPAVSTSLALAVGIGLMETVTLILGSGTLMDIVGITVDSPMRIPAEQFLILRAYGAPPVIVALAVQGTFRGFMDTKTPLFAVVAGNLVNALLDAIFIFPLGLGVSGAALATVTSEYLTAFILLWKLNSRIVLFSWNVIAGDIIRYLKSGALLIARTIAVVLTFTVSTSLAAREGPVPMAGYEICLQVWLTISLLNDALALAGQALLANEYAKGNYKKARVVLYRVLQVGGVTGVTLATALFLGFGYLSMLFTDDPAVLDVARTGVWFVTISQPINAVAFVADGLYYGVSDFSFAAYSTLLAGAVSSAVMLVVAPKFGLGGVWAGLTLFMSLRAIAGFWRVGSKGGPWKIIWSETE, from the exons ATGGtggcgacctcgccgccgatcAGGTCGCTTTTCCTCACCCCTTCTCCAGCGCTCAGCGGTATCTCCTCCCGCCCTCACCGCCGCACTGCTGCTCCTCCCGCGCGGTGCCGCCGGACGAAGCCGCCCGAGGAGCGGCTCCAGAGGGAGACTTCACCGGACGCCAAGGCCGATAGGAACAATGGACGAGAGAAGATGCGCGGGTGGTTCACGCTTGATGACATTGGAATGGATATCCTCACCATCGCCTTGCCTGCTgtgctcgccctcgccgccgaccccaTTACGGCGCTCATCGATACCGCCTTCGTTGGTCATGTCG GCTCGGCTGAACTTGCTGCCGTTGGAGCATCCATTTCTATCTTCAATTTGGTATCCAAGCTGCTCAATGTGCCATTGCTCAACGTCACCACATCCTTTGTTGCCGAGCAGCAGGCAGTGGATGCCAATTATAATAGCTCAATACAAA ATGAGTTTTCGAGCCCACAAGAAAAGGCAGGTGAACAAAGGAAGTTTCTTCCAGCTGTCTCTACATCATTGGCTCTAGCTGTTGGCATCGGATTGATGGAAACGGTGACACTGATCCTTGGGTCTGGGACACTAATGGACATTGTCGGTATAACTGTT GATTCACCGATGCGTATACCAGCAGAACAATTTCTTATTTTAAGGGCATATGGTGCACCACCAGTCATAGTAGCACTTGCAGTACAGGGTACTTTTCGTGGATTCATGGATACAAAGACACCGTTGTTTGCTGTGG TTGCTGGTAACCTAGTGAATGCATTGCTGGAtgccatatttatttttccactTGGTCTAGGCGTAAGTGGCGCTGCATTGGCAACAGTGACTTCTGA GTATTTGACAGCGTTCATCCTCCTCTGGAAGCTAAATAGCAGAATAGTTCTGTTCTCATGGAATGTCATTGCTGGAGACATCATCCGTTACCTAAAATCTG GTGCACTGCTAATTGCaagaaccatagcagtagtccTGACATTCACAGTGTCAACATCCCTGGCTGCCAGGGAAGGGCCTGTTCCAATGGCTGGCTATGAGATATGTTTGCAAGTGTGGTTAACAATTTCTCTGCTCAATGATGCACTCGCTCTTGCTGGTCAG GCTCTACTCGCGAATGAATATGCAAAAGGAAACTATAAGAAAGCCCGAGTTGTCCTATACAGAGTTCTGCAG GTTGGAGGTGTAACTGGCGTGACACTTGCTACAGCCTTATTCCTTGGGTTTGGATATTTGTCCATGCTGTTTACAGATGATCCGGCAGTATTAGACGTTGCCCGAACTGGAGTCTGG TTTGTCACTATTTCTCAACCGATAAATGCTGTTGCTTTTGTGGCTGATGGGCTCTACTATGGTGTTTCTGACTTCAGTTTCGCGGCATACTCTACA tTATTGGCGGGGGCTGTCTCATCAGCAGTAATGCTTGTGGTCGCTCCTAAGTTTGGTCTTGGTGGCGTCTGGGCTGGTCTTACTTTATTTATGAGTTTGCGAGCAATTGCTGGGTTCTGGAG GGTAGGGAGCAAAGGTGGACCATGGAAAATAATCTGGTCTGAAACTGAATAA
- the LOC102720003 gene encoding macrophage migration inhibitory factor homolog isoform X1, which translates to MPCLNVSTNVNLDGVDTSAVLADASKTVATIIGKPEAYVMVILKGSVPMAFGGTQEPAAYGELVSIGGLNPDVNKKLSAGIASILESKLSIPMSRFYLKFYDSKAHPAQEHAQCLHALHQE; encoded by the exons atgccTTGCCTCAACGTGTCCACGAACGTGAACCTGGATGGGGTCGACACctccgccgtcctcgccgacgcctccAAGACCGTCGCCACCATCATCGGCAAGCCTGAGGCT TATGTGATGGTTATTCTTAAGGGTTCAGTGCCTATGGCATTTGGAGGTACACAGGAGCCTGCAGCTTATGGTGAGCTGGTTTCCATTGGAGGGCTGAACCCTGATGTCAACAAGAAGCTGAGTGCTGGCATTGCCTCTATCCTGGAGTCAAAGCTGTCCATTCCCATGTCCCGTTTCTACCTCAAGTTCTACGATTCCAAG GCCCATCCCGCACAAGAACATGCTCAATGTTTGCATGCTTTGCATCAAGAATAG
- the LOC107305457 gene encoding uncharacterized protein LOC107305457: MAVASRGESVWCGPVRVPQRAAIFSGVGPGRAGPVVGRNLKLPTHHPFQPPNSHGKILARSPPPPGPFPSPSPPPACHLAPASYGKAAPPRPVRDLRRPCLSKASVPLAEPHAGLTLPRLTSLRPRAAFTDLTRRLPWPSRACATSRRSSLAFLRRRRPWPRQAGARRECRPEGHSLVEPIQLARAEEGPTVNKICAFALHCGQKGGYEVPGLVPQDRSRRRDHRRCHGALHDPHWLL, translated from the exons ATGGCGGTGGCGTCGCGAGGCGAGAGCGTGTGGTGTGGACCGGTGCGAGTGCCACAACGAGCAGCGATATTTTCTGGTgtcgggccgggccgggccgggcctgTGGTGGGCCGTAACCTCAAACTCCCAACCCATCATCCGTTCCAGCCTCCCAACTCCCATGGGAAAATCCTAGCCcgttccccgccgccgccgggtcccTTCccttcaccgtcgccgccgccggcctgccACCTCGCCCCGGCATCGTACGGCAaggccgcgccaccccgccccGTCCGTGACCTGCGACGTCCGTGCCTGAGCAAAGCTAGTGTCCCCCTGGCCGAGCCTCACGCCGGGTTGACCCTTCCTCGCCTCACCTCCCTTCGACCTCGCGCCGCCTTCACCGACCTAACGCGGCGTCTCCCCTGGCCGAGCCGAGCCTGCGCCACCTCACGCCGATCGTCCCTTGCCTTCctccgacgccggcgcccCTGGCCACGCCAAGCCGGGGCTAGAAGAGAGTGCAGACCGGAAGGTCATAGTCTCGTAGAGCCCATACAG CTTGCAAGAGCAGAAGAGGGTCCGACAGTAAACAAGATCTGTGcatttgcattgcattgcgGCCAGAAGGGAGGATATGAAGTTCCTGGGTTGGTACCTCAAGAtcgcagccggcggcgcgaccATAGGCGCTGCCATGGAGCTCTTCATGATCCACACTGGCTTCT ATGA
- the LOC102720003 gene encoding macrophage migration inhibitory factor homolog isoform X2 — protein MPCLNVSTNVNLDGVDTSAVLADASKTVATIIGKPEAYVMVILKGSVPMAFGGTQEPAAYGELVSIGGLNPDVNKKLSAGIASILESKLSIPMSRFYLKFYDSKCSDFGWKGTTF, from the exons atgccTTGCCTCAACGTGTCCACGAACGTGAACCTGGATGGGGTCGACACctccgccgtcctcgccgacgcctccAAGACCGTCGCCACCATCATCGGCAAGCCTGAGGCT TATGTGATGGTTATTCTTAAGGGTTCAGTGCCTATGGCATTTGGAGGTACACAGGAGCCTGCAGCTTATGGTGAGCTGGTTTCCATTGGAGGGCTGAACCCTGATGTCAACAAGAAGCTGAGTGCTGGCATTGCCTCTATCCTGGAGTCAAAGCTGTCCATTCCCATGTCCCGTTTCTACCTCAAGTTCTACGATTCCAAG TGCTCGGACTTCGGATGGAAGGGCACCACCTTTTAG
- the LOC102703649 gene encoding probable leucine-rich repeat receptor-like protein kinase IMK3, giving the protein MQGPHAPPPPPAAMLIRLLHCFLLLLPSLAAAAPHRHHVHAAGDGVVISQADYQGLQAIKHDLSDPYGFLRSWNDTGLGACSGAWAGIKCVQGKVVAITLPWRGLAGTLSERIGQLTQLRRLSLHDNAIAGPIPTSLGFLPDLRGVYLFNNRFSGAVPPSIGNCVALQAFDASNNLLTGAIPSSLANSTKLMRLNLSHNSISGDIPPEVAGSPSLVFLALSHNKLSGHIPDAFAGSRAPSSSSLKETITGSYHLTVLDLSHNSLDGPIPESLAGLQKLQVVDLAGNRLNGTIPEKVGSLPDLKTLDLSGNALSGVIPASLSNLTSTLQAFNVSNNNLSGEVPASLAQKFGPSAFAGNIQLCGYSASVPCPASPSPAPSAPASPTQVEASGRHRKFTTKELALIIAGIVVGILVLLALCCLLLCFLTKKGSGSRSGGKQTASKAAGGAGAATGGRGEKPGSGAAEVESGGEVGGKLVHFDGPMAFTADDLLCATAEIMGKSTYGTVYKATLEDGSLVAVKRLREKITKGHKDFEAEAAVLGKIRHPNLLPLRAYYLGPKGEKLLVLDFMPNGSLSQFLHARAPNTPIDWESRMTIAKGTARGLAFLHDDMTIVHGNLTASNVLLDDHTNPRIADFGLSRLMTAAANSNVLAAAGALGYRAPELSKLKKASAKTDVYSLGVIILELLTGKSPAEATNGMDLPQWVASIVKEEWTSEVFDLELMRDGDTGPAGDELVDTLKLALHCVDQSPTVRPDAREVLRQLEQIRPGAEGGAGPSEEGGAGHVAVGNE; this is encoded by the exons ATGCAAGGACCACatgctccccctcctcctcctgccgccATGCTCATCCGCCTCCTGCATTGCTTCctactcctcctcccctcgcttGCCGCTGCGGcgccccaccgccaccacgTCCACGCcgcgggcgacggcgtcgtCATCAGCCAGGCCGACTACCAGGGCCTCCAGGCCATCAAGCACGACCTCTCCGACCCCTACGGCTTCCTCCGCTCCTGGAACGACACCGGCCTCGGCGCCTGCTCCGGCGCATGGGCCGGCATCAAGTGCGTCCAGGGCAAGGTCGTCGCCATCACCCTCCCCTGgcgcggcctcgccggcaCGCTATCCGAACGCATCGGCCAGCTCACCCAGCTAAGGCGACTCAGCCTCCACGACAACGCCATCGCCGGCCCCATCCCCACCTCCCTCGGCTTCCTCCCCGACCTCCGCGGCGTCTACCTCTTCAACAATCGCTTCTCCGGCGCCGTTCCGCCCTCCATAGGCAACTGCGTCGCGCTCCAGGCCTTCGACGCCAGCAACAACCTCCTCACCGGCGccatcccctcctccctcgccaaCTCCACCAAGCTCATGCGCCTCAACCTCAGCCACAACTCCATCTCTGGCGACATCCCACCCGAGGTCGCGGGTTCGCCGTCGCTTGTCTTCCTCGCACTCTCCCACAACAAGCTGTCCGGACACATCCCCGACGCCTTCGCTGGCTCCAGGGcgccctcctcgtcctcgctTAAGGAAACCATCACCGGGAGCTACCACCTCACCGTCCTCGACCTCTCGCACAACTCGCTCGACGGCCCCATACCGGAGTCGCTCGCCGGACTACAGAAGCTGCAGGTGGTCGACCTCGCCGGCAACAGGCTCAACGGCACCATCCCTGAGAAGGTTGGGTCACTGCCCGACCTCAAGACTCTCGACCTCTCCGGCAACGCCCTCTCTGGCGTGATCCCGGCGAGCCTGTCCAACCTCACCTCCACTCTCCAAGCCTTCAATGTCTCCAACAACAACCTCTCGGGCGAAGTGCCGGCCTCGCTCGCGCAAAAGTTTGGGCCTTCCGCCTTCGCCGGAAACATACAGCTCTGCGGCTACTCTGCTTCGGTGCCCTGCCCGgcgtctccgtctccggcgccgTCCGCACCGGCATCACCAACGCAGGTGGAGGCCTCGGGGCGCCACCGGAAGTTCACCACCAAGGAGCTCGCGCTGATCATCGCCGGAATCGTCGTCGGCATCCTTGTCTTGCTGGCGCTCTGCTGCCTGCTGCTCTGCTTCTTGACGAAGAAGGGGTCCGGATCACGGAGCGGCGGGAAGCAGACGGCGAGCAAGGCAGCAGGTGGTGCcggagcggcgacgggcgggcGAGGCGAGAAGCCAGGgtcgggggcggcggaggtggagtcCGGAGGCGAGGTGGGAGGGAAGCTGGTGCACTTCGACGGGCCGATGGCGTTCACGGCGGACGACCTGCTGTGCGCGACGGCGGAGATAATGGGAAAGAGCACGTACGGGACGGTGTACAAGGCGACGCTGGAGGACGGGAGCCTGGTGGCGGTGAAGCGGCTGAGGGAGAAGATCACCAAGGGCCACAAGGACttcgaggccgaggcggcggtgctcgGCAAGATCCGCCACCCCAACCTGCTGCCGCTCAGAGCCTACTACCTCGGCCCCAAGGGCGAGAAGCTTCTTGTGCTCGATTTCATGCCCAATGGCAGCCTCTCCCAGTTCCTCCATG CTCGCGCGCCAAACACTCCGATCGACTGGGAGAGTAGGATGACAATCGCCAAGGGCACAGCCCGTGGCCTGGCCTTCCTCCACGACGACATGACCATCGTCCACGGCAACCTCACCGCCAGCAACGTCCTCCTCGACGACCACACCAATCCCAGGATCGCCGACTTCGGCCTGTCTCGCCTCATGACGGCTGCCGCCAACTCCaacgtcctcgccgccgccggcgccctcgGCTACCGCGCCCCCGAGCTGTCCAAGCTCAAGAAGGCCAGCGCCAAGACCGACGTGTACAGCCTCGGCGTCATCATCCTCGAGCTCCTCACCGGCAAGTCCCCCGCCGAAGCCACCAACGGCATGGACCTGCCTCAGTGGGTGGCGTCCATTGTCAAGGAGGAGTGGACCAGCGAGGTGTTCGACCTCGAGCTGatgcgcgacggcgacaccgGCCCAGCGGGAGACGAGCTCGTGGACACGCTGAAGCTGGCGCTGCACTGCGTCGACCAGTCACCGACGGTGAGACCTGATGCACGGGAGGTGCTCCGGCAGCTCGAGCAGATCAGGCCGggggcggagggcggcgccgggccTAGCGAGGAAGGTGGCGCGGGCCATGTGGCTGTAGGCAATGAGTAG